DNA from Kitasatospora herbaricolor:
CCGCAACACGCTCGTCCACGGCAACGGCGGGACCATGCGGGTCGGCCTCGTCGACAAGGGCGGCCGCCGGGGCGTCAGCGCGGTGTTCCAGGACACCGGGCCCGGCATCCCCGACCTGGAGCTGGCGCTGACCGACGGCTGGACCTCCGGCGGCGGCATGGGCCTGGGCCTGAGCGGTGCCCGGCGGCTGACCGACGAGTTTGCCATCGACACCGAGGTCGGCCGCGGCACCGTCGTCACCGTCGTCAAGTGGACCAGGTGAAAGCCCCCTTGCTGCTCGAGACGCAGGACGTCGCCTGGTTCCGGGACGCGGAGTCGCTGCCCGCGGCCGCCCGGGGGGCCGCCACCGCGCTGGCCCGCCGGATCGGCCTGGGCGACCAGCGCGCCGCCGAGGTGGGGCTGGCCGTGACCGAGGCCGCCACCAACCTGCGGCGGCACGCCGTCGACGGCTCGCTGCTGCTACGGGTGCTGCGGACCGAGCACGACGCCGCGGTGGAGTTCCTCACCCTGGACAGCGGCCCGGGCATGGCCGACGTGCCGTACGCGATGACCGACGGCACCTCCTCGGCGGGCACCCTCGGCATCGGGCTGGGCGCCATCGCCCGCCTCGCGGACACCTTCGACGTGCACTCCCTGCCCGGATCCGGCACCGTGCTGGCCGCCGGCTTCTGGGGAGCG
Protein-coding regions in this window:
- a CDS encoding ATP-binding protein, with the translated sequence MPIASNDDVVRARQLVRALAQQCKLSLVDQTKLVTAASELARNTLVHGNGGTMRVGLVDKGGRRGVSAVFQDTGPGIPDLELALTDGWTSGGGMGLGLSGARRLTDEFAIDTEVGRGTVVTVVKWTR